From Verrucomicrobiota bacterium, a single genomic window includes:
- the zwf gene encoding glucose-6-phosphate dehydrogenase → MNHVEQLDELLTCRLDFGRKAVEPCTIVIFGASGDLTARKLIPAFYHLFGEKQLPSPFRIIGFARRSKTDAEWRVELKTALDKFSRTQPVNEEQWSAFSANVSYCQGEFSDLAAYQKLEQQLTGFCNEPLRRNLVFYLSTSPSQFAEVVEHLHNAGLLQKKEAGGFWQRVVVEKPFGHDLASAKKLNAELTRFAHETQIYRIDHYLGKETVQNILMFRFSNSIFEQLWNRQSVDHVQMTVSEKLGVGTRGGYYEEAGALRDMVQNHMLQVLALMAMEPPVSLEAESVRDEKVKLLKSIRLLHPSQVVGAVVRGQYAAGEIDGQPRPAYRQETKVSPNSNVETFVALKLFIDNWRWSGVPFYLRFGKNLPLSASEVRVQFRPTPHVLFAAQCGPKLDANAITLRLQPNEGITLRFNGKIPGTNLQLRPVRMHFSYDAEFGAYTPEAYERLLLEVLSGDGTLFIRRDEVETAWSIVDPIREGWDGQPLTGHEFYSAGTWGPAAADELLTARGHAWRNPQPIT, encoded by the coding sequence ATGAATCACGTGGAACAGTTGGACGAATTGCTGACGTGCCGCCTGGACTTCGGGCGCAAAGCGGTCGAGCCGTGCACGATTGTGATTTTTGGCGCGAGCGGCGATTTGACCGCGCGCAAATTGATCCCTGCCTTTTATCATCTGTTTGGCGAGAAACAATTGCCGTCGCCCTTCCGCATCATTGGCTTTGCGCGTCGCTCGAAGACCGACGCCGAATGGCGCGTGGAATTGAAGACGGCGCTGGACAAGTTTTCCCGCACCCAACCGGTGAACGAGGAACAATGGTCGGCGTTTTCGGCAAACGTGTCCTATTGCCAGGGTGAATTCTCGGATCTCGCCGCCTACCAAAAGCTGGAGCAACAACTCACCGGGTTTTGCAACGAACCGCTGCGGCGCAACCTCGTTTTTTATCTGTCCACGTCGCCCAGCCAGTTCGCTGAAGTAGTCGAGCATTTGCACAACGCCGGTCTGTTGCAGAAGAAGGAAGCCGGCGGGTTCTGGCAACGGGTGGTGGTGGAAAAACCGTTTGGCCACGATCTGGCGTCGGCGAAGAAGTTGAATGCGGAACTGACCCGGTTCGCCCACGAAACCCAGATCTACCGCATTGATCATTATCTGGGCAAGGAGACGGTGCAGAACATTTTGATGTTCCGCTTTTCCAATTCGATTTTCGAGCAGCTCTGGAATCGCCAGTCGGTCGATCACGTGCAAATGACCGTCAGTGAAAAACTGGGCGTCGGCACGCGCGGCGGATATTATGAGGAAGCTGGCGCGTTGCGGGACATGGTGCAAAATCACATGTTGCAGGTGCTCGCGCTGATGGCCATGGAACCGCCGGTGTCGTTGGAGGCGGAGTCGGTGCGCGACGAAAAGGTCAAGCTGCTGAAATCAATCCGTTTGTTGCATCCCAGCCAGGTGGTGGGCGCCGTGGTGCGCGGTCAATACGCGGCGGGCGAAATCGATGGTCAGCCGCGCCCAGCCTATCGCCAGGAGACCAAAGTGAGTCCGAACTCGAACGTGGAAACGTTCGTGGCGCTGAAACTCTTCATCGACAACTGGCGCTGGTCGGGCGTGCCGTTTTATCTGCGGTTCGGAAAGAATCTGCCCCTCAGCGCGAGCGAAGTGCGCGTGCAGTTCCGTCCCACGCCGCACGTGCTGTTCGCCGCGCAATGCGGACCGAAACTGGACGCCAACGCGATCACGTTGCGGTTGCAACCGAACGAGGGCATCACGTTGCGCTTCAACGGCAAAATCCCCGGCACCAATCTTCAACTGCGCCCGGTGCGGATGCATTTCAGTTATGACGCGGAATTTGGCGCGTACACGCCTGAAGCGTATGAGCGGTTGCTGCTGGAAGTGTTGTCCGGCGACGGCACGCTGTTCATCCGTCGCGACGAAGTGGAAACGGCCTGGAGCATTGTGGACCCGATTCGGGAGGGTTGGGATGGCCAGCCGCTTACGGGACACGAGTTTTATTCTGCCGGCACCTGGGGGCCGGCGGCGGCCGACGAGTTGTTGACTGCTCGTGGACACGCGTGGCGTAATCCGCAACCGATTACCTGA
- the pgl gene encoding 6-phosphogluconolactonase, with translation MTNFELFTLPNAVALAQTVASAWISEVETASHAGAPQFVALSGGRIARQFFAAVVELAKARNVSFAPVHFFWADERCVPPTDAESNFAIAYDHLLDPLKIASGQIHRIPGELNPQKAAVTAAAELGRVVPGTQNGQPTLDIVFLGMGEDGHVASIFPGEPEGVILDRSIYRAVTATKPPPHRITLGYRMIGAARQVWVLASGPGKEQALRESLATAGRTPLARVLRLRSHTKVFSDIPIR, from the coding sequence ATGACAAACTTTGAGCTTTTTACTTTGCCGAACGCCGTCGCTTTAGCTCAAACGGTGGCGAGCGCCTGGATTTCGGAAGTGGAAACCGCAAGTCACGCCGGCGCGCCGCAATTCGTCGCATTGTCCGGCGGACGGATTGCGCGGCAGTTCTTTGCAGCGGTGGTCGAACTGGCCAAAGCCCGGAACGTTTCCTTCGCTCCCGTCCATTTTTTTTGGGCGGATGAACGGTGTGTTCCGCCGACGGATGCGGAAAGTAATTTCGCCATCGCCTATGACCACTTGCTGGATCCATTGAAGATTGCGTCTGGGCAGATTCATAGAATTCCAGGTGAACTAAATCCACAGAAGGCCGCTGTGACCGCCGCCGCGGAGTTGGGCCGGGTCGTGCCTGGCACCCAAAACGGGCAACCGACGCTCGACATTGTTTTCTTGGGCATGGGCGAGGATGGACACGTGGCGTCAATCTTCCCAGGCGAACCGGAAGGCGTCATCTTGGACAGGTCAATCTATCGTGCCGTCACCGCAACCAAGCCACCACCGCACCGCATAACGCTGGGTTACCGCATGATCGGGGCGGCGCGACAGGTCTGGGTGCTGGCTTCCGGTCCAGGCAAAGAGCAGGCGCTGCGCGAATCCCTCGCCACGGCGGGCCGAACGCCATTGGCGCGAGTGCTCAGGTTGCGTTCACACACGAAGGTTTTTTCGGATATCCCCATTCGCTAA